The DNA sequence tgttgtgtattatatgaataataaaagaaaactaatcaaccaaaatgttatacaaaaaataaagtagtaaactaatgacataatttatttcatatctaatctacaaaagaaacatatgtgtatgtaatggcctattctggttttagatgaatatatatatatatatatatatatatatatatatcgacaCCCGGCTtcgggtttgattaaaaaaaaaagaaacatgtgtgtatgtatcatcttaacaataccattgaaagtgagcttaattagctagaatgATTAAGGCTTCCAGAGCCATAGtgataaagataaaaaaattattagatgagagcagaggcagaggaggatagtgggaagataggtctaagacaaaatggatgagtgtcacctattaagagctgcttcttcttcttcttctttttttctttttttttctttttttggtgaagaggttcttcattttttgagtgagaaagaatccatcaaaatctctggggaagtggttggattgtttttgagttttgatatgtataaaaagcactataaaatcctttaaaatccaacatttaatgaaatctttaaaaatcagtatacttttgaatatctaCAGATTTGgatggataattttaaatcttaattgaatacatcaagattttaaaggattgtttaaaatctcaattgaatacccatagacttccaaaatacaaaaaaatcttgtagactcttaaatgaatacaccccccttaaacCATTTTCTAATCTCAAGTCTGGAATCATTCTAAACACCACAAATGGAAATGTCAAATCAATTCCATGCCATCCTTGAAAGAAAAATTAGTACAATTCTTTTTCCAACTGTAACATTCTGGTCAACCAAATGGGACCTTAATTTTTCTATTCcaccaaaagaaagtttcaagtTGTTCGTTATGATCCAagtattgtgagtgtacaccTACAAGTTGTTCGATATGATCCAagtattgtgagtgtacacctacaaggatcaaggttgttgtatcctggagggtAGGCCATCAACACTTGCTACACCGAGATATAATCTCCGAAAGGCAGacatctactcttaagggcagtgtacCACATGCCTCAACCTACAAGTTCTTACTCAaagcatcatccatctccaaaatttccaacaaaCGAGATAACCAGGTCAATGAACTGGCAGTTATCCTTCTCCATGTGATCAAGAACATCTTCTTCAAACCTGCAAAACAAATCATCCATGGCTTTTTCTCTGAATCCGCTGGCCAGAGAATAGGCTCTCCCACAGCTCTTATGTCAATGAATATTATTGCTGCCCTCACTTTCTTGTCAAAGCCACAGTTAACTTGTTTTATGTAACAGTCCCAGTCATTTCTAAAAGTTTCGAGGTTTTGTAAAATAAAAGAACCTTCAGCCTCAATCACCTCTTTCACCTCATCCGCTGTTGACGCATAGTATGGCATATTAAATGTGTCCAATTTTTTCTCTTCAATCAAACCCTGAAAattcatcatatatatatagtaagtTAGTGACATAAATTTTTATATCGTACCCTAAAAGAAGAAATGGCTCATGCATACATCTAAAACCATGTCATGGAGTTTTAGTCCGACAAATTCCCAAATGCTGAGGGGATCATTGCTCCGTATGCTGCCCATGGTTGTGAGGACCATACTACCTCCCGAGACCAGCTCTTGTGCTCGAGACCTCAGAAAGACAGTGCAGTCCCTTTTGAATTGCTCACAGTATTCGTTAAACACAGCATGTGAGCTTGTCTTGGCTCTGTATATGTTCCCCTTGTTCAGTCCTTCTCCTCCTTTCGTTACCAAACCTTTTGGAACCTGCGGATAGAGATCATGTTAAATATCCACTAATTAATCAATCATTGAGGCATATATTAGCATAATAGATTGATTTGAACTAGGATTTTTTGTTTCTAATATATATGTTTACCACAGTATATCCATAACGTGATGTTGATCCATTACTTGGAAGTAAATTATGATACTCTAATTTTAAGGTATTTCATAGGACATTGATTAACAAATGAAATTACATAATAATAAGTACCAACCATTAGAAAGTATTTTGAGTGTTTCTATTAGAATCTCCAAATTTATTCACTtaacctctatgctttttacacctcgtatcaaattttcaaatactaaatttactcattaaacctcactaaacttcctcaaataacatcactcatataatttgcaaacaaattattatctttaaaataaaaaatttagtcatttcaatgatttaatcactctataaatcttaactgaatatacatttcttaatcaaacttgagttttaaaaattaatgtctaatcaataagaaaatgccatgaactttttttttttgtcttttctattttagctgtgcaaaaaaaaatgaaaaaaaaatcatttgtttttattctcaaaaaaaaaaaatcacttgttttttaatgtttatttttttctgtattttttgtaccacatgattaattatttaaaattttttttttttaaatgctagtcatttttttttcaaatataatggattgacttagatttaggtcataaatcataaaaggatttattttgttttccctcaccaatatgcgttcaacatatatatcataccattctcaaaaaaaaaaaaacatatatatcatacatttttatgtcacatgatcttaatcatatttttaattctgattaaatatatatgaatactttccaattcaataatattagattttatttcttattattttccttatctattttcattttccaatttcactacataaaacattcatatatatttaatcagaatttaaaaaaaaaaagttagtaaTGGGCTAATGGTCAGGCactaactttagtacctgacaaaaaaaaatcactttggtacctgaagttaggAACCCAACCCAACTTcagtacctaaaacactgttggccgttacggcgtTAGCCACCTGACATAACTTGAAGGACATATAAGCAATTTCAACTTTAatgttatcttttttttttttaatttccacgcactctcttcttcttcctctctctctctctgctaatttccacacactctctctcttcttcaagcTCGAGCAAATTGGGCTGCTGGAGAAAAAAATTTCGAGAAGCAACACATAGCTGTTTGATCTCGGACTAGGAGAGATGGACCTACTTCCCAGGCCTAGCTAATCGAACGTACCTCCGTGCCACTACGCCATTTGATTTGATTCTCAGATCCCTCGCCAGTCGGGGATTTGACAATccagattttattttttgtatttgttgtgATCTTGGTCTGAATTGGCTGTTGCGGAGGTTGGGTAATCGATCCAGATTTGGATTGATGTTGTTTGATGTTTCCCAGGCTGTGAGGATCGGAGTTAGGGATTTGATTGGTGATGGGATTCGCTGTGACTTCTCTTTTCTAGAATATGCAACAGCTTAGGGGACAGTTTTGAACTGCAGACAGCGACCGGGTTTTGGTTGTGGTCTGACTTTGTACACGAGATCGGTCCCGATTGTGAATTATTTGGATTGCTTGGTGTGCTGAATCTCTATTGTCGTCAATGATGATGGTAATATCGATGGCGTCCTACATGTCCGGTGTTCTGTGTATGCAATGGGTTTTCTGGATGGTCGGCGATAGAGGAGATGAAAAGCATTGAGTTTATGGCtgaattggagagagagagagagagagagagagtggaggaGTGTTATACAATGATGATGATCGTCTTGTCCAATTTTGAAAAATCAGGGAAGGAAGGAACTATAGGTAGATTGAACAAGAGCAGATTTGGACAAAACCTTTTAGGGCCACGACTAGTACGTCTCTAACCTCGCCTTCTCCGCCGACTCCCAGTTCATGGTCTCTGCCTCCGATGACAAAACCTTCCACCTCTTGGACTTCGAAACCGGCAACCTCATCAAAACCCTCCGCGGCCACACAAACTAAGTTGGGAGAAACAAGAAGACGAAGAGAGCgacaggaagaagaagacgaacagTGAAGGGACCATAATACCCTTCAAAGTTTGCCTGGTGGCTAACACCGTAACtgccaacagtgttttaggtactaaagttgggtcgggtttcgaacttcaggtaccaagtgatttttttttttgtcaggtactaaagttactaatgggccaaaggtcaggtactgtttgtattttttttcccataaaataaatattgttttagggaaacgatatgtgagagaattgagtcatgctttcattgataataagggtctctttatatagaggattacaaccACAGAgacagagttgtacatggaaatataatcatacattgattggatatctcctaagattctccgaaaatatctctaattaaaactctattaccactaggttaagtaacctagagttttggccagacacaatttggatttccttaaacactcccccttgtgtcgcccaaacgctgtgcttctctcgttgccccgttaaaaaccttgcccagtaacaaaaaccttgtgggacaaaaataaccttggtcgaaagggaaaaatagcacaacacacccttcactttTTGAGACCATacgtgtagacatctccccctgatgtctgcatctccccctgatgactactgtTATGGGAGAtcggataacttccgtaaaCGTTACTACCAACacgtttctcaaaagtggaatttaggcaatgaattagtgagcaagtctgccatactgtcctcaaatcgaacctagttcactttgatcttgaggagagtctgttgttgctgattatacttggtattgtcactttgatgtagccttgcttcatttgttcaaaacaagcagcattgtcctgtaggctcatctgtggtagacttcaaaccacaattgtttgaacatgcagaactatggatccaatccatatacattcacgaaccactttgtgaagagcaataatctttgcattgttcgaagatatagcgactatggtCTGTTATGTAGACccccaagatatcatggtctttacccatgatgaacacttaaccagtttgggaatgacctttgtgtgggtc is a window from the Rosa chinensis cultivar Old Blush chromosome 2, RchiOBHm-V2, whole genome shotgun sequence genome containing:
- the LOC112184588 gene encoding S-adenosyl-L-methionine:benzoic acid/salicylic acid carboxyl methyltransferase 2-like, which encodes MVLTTMGSIRSNDPLSIWEFVGLKLHDMVLDGLIEEKKLDTFNMPYYASTADEVKEVIEAEGSFILQNLETFRNDWDCYIKQVNCGFDKKVRAAIIFIDIRAVGEPILWPADSEKKPWMICFAGLKKMFLITWRRITASSLTWLSRLLEILEMDDALSKNL